A genomic stretch from Pontivivens ytuae includes:
- the rpoC gene encoding DNA-directed RNA polymerase subunit beta' — MNQEIINNPFNPVQPLKTFDEIKISLASPERILSWSFGEIKKPETINYRTFKPERDGLFCARIFGPIKDYECLCGKYKRMKYRGVTCEKCGVEVTLQKVRRERMGHIELAAPVAHIWFLKSLPSRIGLMLDMTLRDLERILYFEQYVVIEPGLTELTKGQLLTEEEFLDAEDQYGADAFRAGIGAEAIREMLADIDLEAEAEQLRADLAEATGELKPKKIIKRLKLVENFLDSGNRPEWMVLTVIPVIPPELRPLVPLDGGRFATSDLNDLYRRVINRNNRLKRLIELRAPDIIIRNEKRMLQESVDALFDNGRRGRVITGANKRPLKSLSDMLKGKQGRFRQNLLGKRVDFSGRSVIVTGPELKLHQCGLPKKMALELFKPFIYSRLDAKGLSSTVKQAKKLVEKERPEVWDILEEVIREHPVLLNRAPTLHRLGIQAFEPVLIEGKAIQLHPLVCSAFNADFDGDQMAVHVPLSLEAQLEARVLMMSTNNVLSPANGKPIIVPSQDMILGLYYITLERDGQKGEGMVFGSIEEVEHALNAGLVHLHSKIVARIEQIDEDGNTVHKRYETTPGRVRLGALLPKNAKAPFDIVNRLLRKKEVGEVIDTVYRHCGQKESVIFCDQIMTLGFTEAFRAGISFGKDDMVIPDNKWEIVEGVRDQVKEFERQYMDGLITQGEKYNKVVDAWSQCSDTVADAMMGEISAMRRDDAGAEMEPNSVYMMSHSGARGSPAQMKQLGGMRGLMAKPDGSIIETPIVSNFKEGLTVAEYFNSTHGARKGLADTALKTANSGYLTRRLVDVAQDCIVKIDDCGTDLAITASAVITDGDVVASLGERILGRVAAEDVLDPADDSKVLCKRGELIDERMADIIEGAAVQSMKIRSPLTCEAEDGICAQCYGRDLARGTKVNPGEAVGIIAAQSIGEPGTQLTMRTFHIGGIAQGGSQSFLEATQPGKVELRNSNVITNSSGDVIVLGRNMVVAIMDENGVARAEYKLAYGSTLLVTEGQEIARGDKLAEWDPYTLPIIAEKDGTAKFVDLTAGISVREETDDATGISQKIVSDWRAAPKGNELKPEIILADGNGDPVRLDNGNPATYTMSVDAILSVEDGQEMKAGDVLARIPREGAKTKDITGGLPRVAELFEARRPKDHAIIAEIDGYVRFGKDYKNKRRITLEPADESMEPVEYLVPKGKHIPVNEGDFIQKGEYIMDGNPAPHDILAIMGIEALADYLINEVQDVYRLQGVKINDKHIEVIVRQMLQKWEISESGGTTLLKGEQVDKIEFDEANEKAVAEGREPAKGAPILLGITKASLQTRSFISAASFQETTRVLTEASTQGKRDRLVGLKENVIVGRLIPAGTGGATHKIKRVAQERDNKVIAQRQEEAQAALEAAGEPAEAAAAEE, encoded by the coding sequence ATGAACCAAGAGATCATCAACAACCCGTTCAACCCGGTTCAGCCGCTCAAGACGTTCGACGAGATCAAGATCTCGCTCGCGTCGCCGGAGCGGATCCTGAGCTGGTCGTTCGGTGAGATCAAGAAGCCCGAGACGATCAACTACCGGACCTTCAAGCCGGAGCGCGACGGCCTGTTCTGTGCCCGGATCTTCGGCCCGATCAAGGACTACGAGTGCCTGTGCGGCAAGTACAAGCGCATGAAGTATCGCGGTGTGACCTGCGAGAAATGCGGCGTGGAGGTCACGCTGCAGAAGGTCCGTCGCGAGCGGATGGGTCATATCGAGCTCGCCGCCCCGGTCGCCCACATCTGGTTCCTGAAGTCGCTGCCCTCCCGCATCGGTCTGATGCTGGACATGACGCTGCGCGATCTGGAGCGGATCCTCTACTTCGAGCAGTACGTGGTGATCGAGCCGGGCCTCACGGAGCTGACCAAGGGCCAGCTTCTGACCGAGGAGGAGTTCCTCGACGCCGAGGACCAGTACGGTGCGGATGCGTTCCGCGCAGGTATCGGTGCCGAAGCGATCCGCGAGATGCTCGCCGATATCGACCTCGAGGCCGAGGCCGAGCAACTGCGCGCCGACCTCGCAGAGGCGACCGGTGAACTGAAGCCGAAGAAGATCATCAAGCGGCTGAAGCTGGTCGAGAACTTCCTCGACAGCGGCAACCGTCCGGAGTGGATGGTCCTGACCGTGATCCCGGTGATCCCGCCCGAGCTGCGCCCGCTGGTGCCGCTGGACGGGGGTCGCTTCGCGACCTCGGACCTCAACGATCTCTACCGCCGGGTTATCAACCGGAACAACCGCCTCAAGCGGCTCATCGAGCTGCGCGCGCCGGACATTATCATCCGCAACGAGAAGCGGATGCTACAGGAATCCGTCGATGCGCTGTTCGACAACGGCCGCCGCGGCCGCGTCATCACGGGGGCTAACAAGCGCCCGCTGAAGTCGCTATCGGACATGCTGAAGGGTAAGCAGGGCCGCTTCCGCCAGAACCTTCTGGGCAAGCGCGTCGACTTCTCCGGCCGCTCGGTGATCGTGACCGGTCCCGAACTGAAGCTGCACCAGTGCGGCTTGCCGAAGAAGATGGCGCTCGAGCTCTTCAAGCCGTTCATCTACAGCCGCCTCGACGCGAAGGGCCTGAGCTCGACCGTCAAGCAGGCGAAGAAGCTGGTGGAAAAGGAGCGGCCGGAGGTCTGGGACATCCTCGAAGAGGTGATCCGCGAGCACCCGGTGCTGCTGAACCGCGCCCCGACGCTGCACCGCCTCGGCATTCAGGCGTTCGAGCCGGTGCTGATCGAAGGCAAGGCGATCCAGCTGCATCCGCTGGTCTGCTCGGCGTTCAACGCGGATTTCGACGGCGACCAGATGGCGGTCCACGTGCCGCTGTCGCTGGAAGCGCAGCTCGAAGCGCGCGTCCTGATGATGTCCACGAACAACGTGCTGTCGCCGGCCAACGGCAAGCCGATCATCGTGCCGTCGCAGGACATGATCCTCGGCCTCTACTACATCACGCTGGAGCGTGACGGGCAGAAGGGCGAGGGCATGGTCTTCGGCTCGATCGAGGAGGTGGAGCACGCGCTGAACGCCGGTCTCGTGCACCTGCACTCCAAGATCGTCGCCCGGATCGAGCAGATCGACGAGGACGGCAACACGGTCCACAAGCGCTACGAGACGACGCCGGGCCGCGTGCGGCTTGGTGCGCTCCTGCCGAAGAACGCGAAGGCCCCGTTCGACATCGTCAACCGCCTCCTCCGCAAGAAGGAGGTCGGCGAGGTCATCGACACCGTCTACCGCCACTGCGGCCAGAAGGAGTCGGTCATCTTCTGCGATCAGATCATGACCCTCGGCTTCACCGAGGCGTTCCGCGCCGGCATCTCGTTCGGCAAGGACGACATGGTCATCCCCGACAACAAGTGGGAGATCGTGGAAGGCGTGCGCGACCAGGTGAAGGAGTTCGAGCGCCAGTACATGGACGGCCTGATCACTCAGGGCGAGAAGTACAACAAGGTGGTCGACGCCTGGTCCCAGTGCTCCGACACGGTGGCCGACGCGATGATGGGCGAGATCTCGGCCATGCGGCGCGACGATGCCGGGGCGGAGATGGAGCCGAACTCGGTCTACATGATGTCGCACTCCGGTGCGCGGGGCTCGCCTGCGCAGATGAAGCAGCTCGGCGGGATGCGCGGCCTGATGGCCAAGCCCGACGGCTCGATCATCGAGACGCCGATCGTGTCGAACTTCAAGGAAGGCCTGACCGTGGCCGAGTACTTCAACTCGACCCACGGCGCCCGGAAGGGTCTGGCCGACACCGCGCTGAAGACGGCGAACTCTGGCTACCTGACCCGCCGTCTGGTGGACGTCGCACAGGACTGCATCGTCAAGATCGACGATTGCGGCACCGACCTCGCGATCACCGCATCGGCGGTCATCACCGACGGTGACGTGGTGGCGAGCCTCGGCGAGCGTATCCTCGGCCGCGTCGCGGCGGAGGACGTGCTGGATCCGGCGGACGACTCCAAGGTGCTGTGCAAGCGCGGCGAGCTCATCGACGAGCGCATGGCGGACATCATCGAAGGTGCCGCGGTGCAGTCGATGAAGATCCGCTCGCCGCTGACCTGCGAGGCCGAGGACGGGATCTGCGCCCAGTGCTACGGTCGCGACCTGGCGCGCGGGACCAAGGTGAACCCGGGCGAGGCTGTCGGCATCATCGCCGCGCAGTCGATCGGGGAGCCGGGCACGCAGCTGACGATGCGGACCTTCCACATCGGCGGCATCGCGCAGGGTGGCTCGCAATCCTTCCTGGAGGCGACGCAGCCGGGCAAGGTGGAGCTGCGCAACTCGAACGTCATCACCAACTCCTCCGGTGATGTCATCGTGCTGGGCCGGAACATGGTCGTCGCGATCATGGACGAGAACGGCGTGGCGCGGGCCGAGTACAAGCTGGCCTACGGCTCGACGCTTCTGGTGACGGAAGGGCAGGAGATCGCGCGCGGTGACAAGCTCGCCGAGTGGGATCCCTACACCCTGCCGATCATCGCGGAGAAGGACGGCACGGCGAAGTTCGTGGACCTCACGGCGGGGATCTCCGTGCGCGAGGAAACCGACGACGCCACCGGCATCTCCCAGAAGATCGTGTCCGACTGGCGTGCAGCGCCGAAGGGCAACGAGCTGAAGCCGGAGATCATCCTGGCCGACGGCAACGGCGATCCGGTGCGCCTCGATAACGGGAACCCGGCCACCTACACCATGTCGGTGGACGCGATCCTCTCGGTCGAGGACGGGCAGGAGATGAAGGCGGGCGACGTGCTGGCGCGTATTCCGCGGGAAGGTGCGAAGACGAAGGACATCACCGGCGGTCTGCCGCGTGTGGCCGAACTCTTCGAGGCACGCCGTCCCAAGGACCACGCCATCATCGCGGAAATCGACGGCTACGTGCGGTTCGGCAAGGACTACAAGAACAAGCGCCGGATCACGCTGGAACCCGCCGACGAGTCGATGGAGCCGGTCGAGTACCTCGTGCCCAAGGGCAAGCACATCCCGGTGAATGAGGGCGACTTCATTCAGAAGGGCGAGTACATCATGGACGGCAACCCGGCGCCGCATGACATCCTCGCCATCATGGGGATCGAGGCGCTGGCCGACTACCTCATCAACGAGGTGCAGGACGTCTACCGACTGCAGGGCGTGAAGATCAACGACAAGCACATCGAGGTGATCGTTCGCCAGATGCTGCAGAAGTGGGAGATCTCCGAGTCCGGTGGCACGACGCTCCTGAAGGGCGAGCAGGTCGACAAGATCGAGTTCGACGAGGCGAACGAGAAGGCCGTGGCCGAGGGCCGCGAGCCGGCGAAGGGCGCGCCGATCCTCTTGGGGATCACCAAGGCGTCGCTGCAGACACGCTCGTTCATCTCCGCGGCCTCGTTCCAGGAGACCACGCGCGTGCTGACCGAGGCATCGACCCAGGGCAAGCGCGACCGTCTGGTCGGTCTGAAGGAGAACGTCATCGTCGGCCGCCTGATCCCGGCGGGCACCGGTGGTGCTACCCACAAGATCAAGCGCGTGGCGCAGGAGCGCGACAACAAGGTCATTGCCCAGCGGCAGGAGGAGGCGCAGGCCGCACTCGAAGCTGCCGGCGAACCGGCCGAGGCGGCTGCCGCCGAGGAGTGA
- a CDS encoding DUF2059 domain-containing protein, which yields MRPFASFLAVFLIAATSLFAQESEREALAREMLLLNGFDTLTEDVSRGLQNPSDQLRRENPEMAAAWARIGPRFFAPEPLFDSAVEHLAETASADELQMLADFFSTELGARVTELEVASQAPEMEEVDKVALGERLLEEMENAEARREVLERLGSAFGSEEANAAVMLNIRYALLSSLAAEGQGAMPEGDLLSFVMRDHDDLVSELERESIYRYAFVYQDLSDDEVARYAALLETDAGRKLYAAVNRALEVEIVGEIRRFGTLLGTALRAEDI from the coding sequence ATGCGCCCGTTCGCTTCCTTTCTCGCCGTTTTCCTGATCGCGGCCACGTCGCTCTTCGCGCAGGAGAGCGAGCGTGAGGCGCTGGCGCGGGAGATGCTGCTGCTCAACGGCTTCGACACGCTGACCGAGGATGTGTCGCGGGGGCTGCAGAATCCCTCCGACCAGTTGCGGCGCGAGAACCCGGAGATGGCGGCGGCCTGGGCGCGGATCGGCCCGCGCTTCTTCGCGCCGGAGCCGCTGTTCGATTCCGCCGTGGAGCATCTGGCGGAGACGGCGAGCGCGGACGAGTTGCAGATGCTCGCCGATTTCTTCTCCACCGAGCTGGGCGCGCGGGTGACCGAGCTCGAGGTGGCGAGCCAGGCACCCGAGATGGAGGAGGTCGACAAGGTTGCCCTCGGTGAGCGGCTCCTTGAGGAGATGGAGAACGCTGAGGCACGGCGCGAAGTGCTGGAGCGGCTCGGCAGCGCCTTCGGCTCCGAAGAGGCGAATGCGGCCGTGATGCTGAATATCCGCTATGCGCTCCTGTCGAGCCTCGCCGCCGAGGGGCAGGGCGCGATGCCGGAGGGGGATCTCCTCTCCTTCGTCATGCGCGACCACGACGACCTGGTGTCGGAGCTGGAGCGGGAGAGCATCTATCGCTACGCCTTCGTCTACCAGGATCTCAGCGATGACGAGGTCGCGCGCTATGCCGCCCTGCTGGAAACCGATGCGGGGCGAAAGCTTTACGCCGCGGTGAACCGCGCGCTGGAGGTCGAGATCGTGGGCGAGATCCGCCGCTTCGGCACCCTGCTGGGCACCGCTCTTCGAGCCGAGGACATCTAA
- the rpsL gene encoding 30S ribosomal protein S12 — translation MPTIQQLIRKPRQPKVKRSKSLHLEGCPQKRGVCTRVYTTTPKKPNSAMRKVAKVRLTNGYEVISYIPGESHNLQEHSVVLIRGGRVKDLPGVRYHILRGVLDTQGVKDRRQRRSKYGAKRPK, via the coding sequence ATGCCGACGATCCAACAGCTGATCCGCAAGCCGCGGCAGCCGAAAGTCAAGCGCTCGAAGTCGCTGCATCTGGAGGGTTGCCCCCAGAAGCGCGGCGTCTGCACGCGCGTCTACACGACGACCCCGAAGAAGCCGAACTCCGCAATGCGGAAGGTCGCCAAGGTGCGGCTGACCAACGGCTACGAGGTGATTTCCTACATTCCCGGTGAGAGCCACAACCTTCAGGAACACTCCGTTGTCCTGATCCGGGGCGGCCGGGTGAAAGACCTTCCGGGCGTGCGCTACCACATCCTGCGCGGCGTGCTCGACACGCAGGGCGTCAAGGATCGCCGCCAGCGCCGGTCGAAATACGGCGCCAAGCGTCCGAAGTAA
- the rpsG gene encoding 30S ribosomal protein S7, with product MSRRHRAEKREVLPDAKYGDRVLTKFMNNLMYDGKKSAAESIVYGALTRVEERLKRVPVEVFHEALDNIKPSVEVRSRRVGGATYQVPVEVRPERREALAIRWLITASRARNENTMEERLAGELVDAVNSRGTAVKKREDTHKMAEANKAFSHYRW from the coding sequence ATGTCCCGACGCCATCGCGCCGAGAAACGCGAAGTCCTGCCGGACGCAAAGTACGGCGACCGCGTGCTGACCAAGTTCATGAACAACCTGATGTACGACGGCAAGAAATCCGCCGCCGAAAGCATCGTCTACGGCGCGCTCACCCGCGTCGAGGAGCGCCTGAAGCGCGTGCCCGTGGAGGTCTTCCACGAGGCGCTCGACAACATCAAGCCGTCGGTCGAGGTTCGCTCCCGCCGGGTTGGTGGTGCGACCTACCAGGTCCCCGTCGAGGTGCGCCCCGAGCGTCGTGAGGCGCTGGCGATCCGCTGGCTGATCACCGCCAGTCGCGCGCGCAACGAGAACACCATGGAAGAGCGTCTTGCAGGCGAGCTCGTCGACGCCGTGAACTCCCGCGGGACCGCGGTGAAGAAGCGCGAAGACACGCACAAGATGGCTGAGGCCAACAAGGCCTTCTCCCACTACCGCTGGTAA
- the fusA gene encoding elongation factor G, which translates to MAREYPLERYRNFGIMAHIDAGKTTCTERILFYTGKSHKIGEVHDGAATMDWMEQEQERGITITSAATTTFWERTEDGQEAQTEKHRFNIIDTPGHVDFTIEVERSLAVLDGAVAVLDANAGVEPQTETVWRQADRYKVPRIVFVNKMDKIGADFFNCVEMIKDRTGARAMPIQIPIGAENELEGIVDLVTMEEWTWKGEDLGASWTRQPVRDELKDRAEELRAEMVEMAVEMDDDAMEAYLEGNEPDIATLRKLIRKGTLAMSFVPVLAGSAFKNKGVQPLLNAVIDYLPGPLDVPAYMGFKPGDETETRDIPRSADDEQPFAGLAFKIMNDPFMGTLTFTRIYSGTLEKGGSILNSTKGKKERVGRMVMMHSNKQDEITEAFAGDIIALAGLKDTTTGDTLCAVNAPVVLETMSFPDPVIEIAVEPKTKGDQEKMSQGLARLAAEDPSFRVETDLESGQTIMKGMGELHLDILVDRLKREFKVEANIGAPQVAYRETISHEAEIDYTHKKQSGGSGQFGRVKLVITPTEPGEGYSFESKIVGGAVPKEYIPGVEKGIESVMDSGPLAGFPVIDFKVALIDGAFHDVDSSVLAFEIAARMAMREGMRKAGAKLLEPIMKVEVVTPEEYTGNIIGDLTSRRGQVQGQDTRGNAIAIDAYVPLANMFGYINNLRSMSSGRAQFTMQFDHYEAVPSNISEEIQAKFA; encoded by the coding sequence ATGGCACGCGAATATCCCCTCGAGCGCTACCGGAACTTCGGGATCATGGCGCATATCGATGCAGGCAAGACCACCTGCACCGAGCGGATCCTGTTCTACACCGGCAAGTCGCACAAGATCGGCGAAGTGCACGACGGCGCTGCAACCATGGACTGGATGGAGCAGGAGCAGGAGCGTGGCATCACGATCACCTCTGCTGCGACCACCACGTTCTGGGAGCGGACCGAGGACGGTCAGGAAGCCCAGACCGAAAAGCACCGCTTCAACATCATCGACACGCCCGGCCACGTGGACTTCACCATCGAGGTCGAGCGCTCGCTCGCCGTTCTCGACGGCGCGGTTGCCGTGCTCGACGCGAACGCCGGTGTCGAGCCGCAGACCGAGACGGTGTGGCGCCAGGCCGACCGCTACAAGGTTCCGCGGATCGTGTTCGTCAACAAGATGGACAAGATCGGCGCCGACTTTTTCAACTGCGTCGAGATGATCAAGGACCGGACCGGCGCGCGCGCGATGCCGATCCAGATTCCGATCGGTGCGGAAAACGAGCTGGAAGGCATCGTCGACCTGGTCACCATGGAAGAGTGGACCTGGAAGGGCGAGGACCTCGGTGCGTCCTGGACCCGCCAGCCGGTCCGCGACGAGCTGAAGGACCGTGCCGAAGAGCTGCGCGCCGAGATGGTCGAGATGGCCGTCGAGATGGATGACGACGCGATGGAGGCGTATCTGGAGGGCAACGAGCCCGACATCGCCACTCTGCGCAAGCTCATCCGCAAGGGCACGCTCGCCATGTCCTTCGTTCCGGTGCTCGCCGGTTCCGCGTTCAAGAACAAGGGCGTCCAGCCCCTCCTGAACGCCGTAATCGACTACCTGCCGGGTCCGCTCGACGTGCCTGCCTACATGGGCTTCAAGCCGGGCGACGAGACCGAGACGCGCGACATCCCGCGATCCGCGGATGACGAGCAGCCGTTCGCAGGTCTGGCGTTCAAGATCATGAACGATCCGTTCATGGGCACGCTGACCTTCACCCGCATCTACTCCGGCACGCTGGAGAAGGGCGGCTCGATCCTGAACTCGACCAAGGGCAAGAAGGAGCGCGTCGGCCGCATGGTCATGATGCACTCCAACAAGCAGGACGAGATCACGGAGGCCTTCGCGGGCGACATCATCGCGCTCGCCGGTCTGAAGGACACCACCACGGGCGACACGCTCTGCGCCGTCAATGCGCCGGTCGTGCTCGAGACAATGTCCTTCCCCGATCCGGTGATCGAGATCGCGGTCGAGCCCAAGACGAAGGGCGACCAGGAGAAGATGTCCCAGGGCCTCGCGCGGCTTGCCGCCGAAGACCCGTCCTTCCGCGTGGAGACCGACCTTGAGTCCGGTCAGACCATCATGAAGGGCATGGGCGAACTTCACCTCGACATCCTCGTCGACCGCCTCAAGCGGGAGTTCAAGGTCGAGGCGAATATCGGTGCGCCGCAGGTGGCCTATCGGGAGACGATCTCCCACGAGGCCGAGATCGACTACACTCACAAGAAGCAGTCGGGTGGTTCGGGTCAGTTCGGCCGCGTGAAGCTCGTCATCACGCCGACCGAGCCGGGCGAAGGCTACTCCTTCGAGTCGAAGATCGTCGGCGGTGCCGTTCCGAAGGAATACATCCCCGGCGTCGAGAAGGGCATCGAGTCCGTGATGGACAGCGGCCCGCTCGCCGGCTTCCCGGTGATCGACTTCAAGGTGGCGCTGATCGACGGCGCGTTCCACGACGTGGACTCCAGCGTGCTGGCGTTCGAGATCGCGGCACGCATGGCGATGCGCGAAGGGATGCGGAAAGCGGGCGCGAAGCTGCTCGAGCCCATCATGAAGGTAGAGGTGGTCACGCCGGAGGAATACACCGGCAACATCATCGGCGATCTGACCTCCCGTCGCGGGCAGGTGCAGGGGCAGGACACGCGCGGCAACGCCATCGCGATCGACGCCTATGTGCCGCTGGCCAACATGTTCGGCTACATCAACAACCTGCGCTCCATGTCCTCGGGCCGCGCGCAGTTCACGATGCAGTTCGACCACTACGAGGCCGTGCCGTCGAACATCTCCGAAGAGATCCAGGCGAAGTTCGCCTGA
- the tuf gene encoding elongation factor Tu: protein MAKEKFERNKPHCNIGTIGHVDHGKTTLTAAITKQFGEFKAYDEIDGAPEEKARGITISTAHVEYETEARHYAHVDCPGHADYVKNMITGAAQMDGAILVVNAADGPMPQTREHILLARQVGVPALVVFLNKVDQVDDEELLELVEMEVRELLSSYDFPGDDIPIIAGSALAALEDRDDNIGKEKIAELMAAVDEYIPQPDRPVDQPFLMPIEDVFSISGRGTVVTGRVERGVINVGDEIEIVGIRDTQKTTCTGVEMFRKLLDRGEAGDNIGALLRGIDREGVERGQVLCKPGSVKPHTKFTAEAYILTKEEGGRHTPFFANYRPQFYFRTTDVTGTVKLPEGTEMVMPGDNLKFEVELIAPIAMEEKLRFAIREGGRTVGAGVVSSIIE, encoded by the coding sequence ATGGCGAAGGAAAAGTTTGAGCGGAACAAGCCGCACTGCAACATCGGCACGATTGGTCACGTTGACCATGGGAAGACGACGCTGACGGCGGCGATCACGAAGCAGTTCGGCGAGTTCAAGGCCTATGACGAGATCGACGGTGCGCCGGAGGAGAAGGCGCGCGGCATCACGATCTCGACCGCACACGTGGAGTACGAGACGGAAGCCCGTCACTACGCCCACGTCGACTGCCCGGGCCACGCGGACTACGTCAAGAACATGATCACCGGTGCCGCGCAGATGGACGGCGCGATCCTGGTGGTGAACGCGGCCGACGGCCCGATGCCGCAGACCCGTGAGCACATCCTGCTCGCGCGCCAGGTCGGTGTGCCGGCGCTGGTGGTCTTCCTCAACAAGGTCGACCAGGTCGATGACGAGGAGCTGCTGGAGCTCGTCGAGATGGAGGTGCGCGAGCTGCTCTCCTCCTACGACTTCCCGGGCGACGACATCCCGATCATCGCGGGCTCCGCTCTGGCGGCTCTGGAAGACCGCGACGACAACATCGGCAAGGAGAAGATCGCCGAGCTGATGGCCGCGGTGGACGAGTACATCCCGCAGCCCGACCGCCCGGTCGACCAGCCGTTCCTGATGCCGATCGAGGACGTGTTCTCGATCTCCGGCCGCGGCACGGTTGTGACCGGTCGCGTGGAGCGCGGCGTGATCAATGTGGGCGACGAGATCGAGATCGTCGGCATCCGCGACACGCAGAAGACGACCTGCACGGGCGTCGAGATGTTCCGCAAGCTGCTCGACCGCGGCGAGGCGGGCGACAACATCGGCGCGCTTCTGCGCGGCATCGACCGTGAGGGTGTGGAGCGGGGCCAGGTGCTCTGCAAGCCGGGCTCGGTGAAGCCGCACACGAAGTTCACGGCCGAGGCGTATATCCTCACCAAGGAAGAGGGTGGGCGTCACACGCCGTTCTTCGCGAACTACCGCCCGCAGTTCTACTTCCGCACGACGGACGTGACGGGCACGGTGAAGCTGCCCGAGGGCACCGAGATGGTGATGCCGGGCGACAACCTGAAGTTCGAGGTCGAGCTGATCGCCCCGATCGCGATGGAAGAGAAGCTCCGCTTCGCCATCCGCGAAGGCGGCCGCACCGTCGGCGCAGGCGTCGTCTCGAGCATCATCGAGTAA
- the rpsJ gene encoding 30S ribosomal protein S10 produces the protein MNGQNIRIRLKAFDYRVLDASTQEIVSTAKRTGATVRGPIPLPNKIEKFTVLRGPHVDKKSREQFEIRTHKRLLDIVDPTPQTVDALMKLDLAAGVDVEIKL, from the coding sequence ATGAACGGTCAGAACATTCGCATCCGGCTCAAGGCCTTCGACTACCGTGTGCTGGACGCCAGCACGCAGGAGATCGTGTCGACCGCCAAGCGTACGGGTGCCACGGTCCGCGGGCCCATCCCGCTGCCGAACAAGATTGAGAAATTCACCGTTCTTCGGGGTCCCCATGTGGACAAGAAGAGCCGTGAGCAGTTCGAGATCCGCACGCACAAGCGGCTGCTCGACATCGTTGACCCGACGCCGCAGACGGTGGACGCGCTGATGAAGCTCGACCTCGCCGCGGGCGTGGACGTCGAAATCAAACTCTGA
- the rplC gene encoding 50S ribosomal protein L3, with the protein MRSGVIAKKLGMTRLFMEDGRQVPVTVLQMESCQVVAQRTADKDGYTAVQLGVGRAKAKNVSQPMRGHFAVAKVEPKRKLAEFRVSEDNLIGVGEEITADHYFAGQYVDVAGTSIGKGFAGAMKRHNFGGLRASHGVSISHRSHGSTGQCQDPGRVFKGKKMAGHMGAVRVTTQNLEVVKTDSERGLIMVKGAVPGSKGGWVTIKDAVKKPVPENAIFPAALKSAAEEAAKAAAEAAAAAEAEAAAAAEAAAAEQAAAEEAALKEAEAQIEADKATEGGAEDAAPEGGEEK; encoded by the coding sequence ATGCGTTCCGGAGTGATTGCAAAGAAGCTGGGCATGACCCGGCTGTTCATGGAGGACGGGCGGCAGGTGCCGGTCACGGTTCTCCAGATGGAAAGCTGCCAGGTCGTCGCACAGCGCACGGCTGACAAGGACGGCTACACCGCCGTTCAGCTCGGCGTGGGCCGGGCCAAGGCGAAGAACGTGAGCCAGCCGATGCGCGGCCACTTCGCGGTTGCGAAGGTGGAGCCGAAGCGGAAGCTTGCCGAGTTCCGGGTGTCCGAGGACAACCTGATCGGCGTCGGTGAGGAGATCACCGCGGACCACTACTTCGCGGGTCAGTATGTCGACGTTGCCGGCACCTCGATCGGTAAAGGCTTCGCCGGTGCCATGAAGCGGCACAACTTCGGCGGTCTGCGCGCCTCGCACGGCGTGTCGATCAGCCACCGTTCGCACGGCTCGACCGGTCAGTGTCAGGACCCGGGCCGCGTGTTCAAGGGCAAGAAGATGGCCGGCCACATGGGTGCGGTCCGCGTGACCACGCAGAACCTGGAGGTCGTCAAGACCGACAGCGAGCGCGGCCTCATCATGGTCAAGGGCGCTGTGCCGGGCTCCAAGGGTGGCTGGGTCACGATCAAGGACGCCGTGAAGAAGCCGGTGCCCGAGAACGCGATCTTCCCGGCGGCTCTGAAGTCCGCAGCCGAGGAAGCCGCGAAGGCCGCAGCCGAAGCAGCCGCCGCAGCCGAAGCCGAAGCTGCAGCCGCCGCCGAGGCCGCCGCAGCTGAGCAGGCCGCTGCCGAGGAAGCCGCGCTGAAGGAAGCCGAAGCCCAGATCGAGGCTGACAAGGCGACCGAGGGCGGGGCAGAGGATGCCGCTCCTGAAGGGGGTGAGGAGAAATGA